In Candidatus Desulforudis audaxviator MP104C, a genomic segment contains:
- the glmU gene encoding bifunctional UDP-N-acetylglucosamine diphosphorylase/glucosamine-1-phosphate N-acetyltransferase GlmU, with amino-acid sequence MDLAAVVLAAGRGTRMKSRRPKVLHRVAGRPMVGYVMEAVREAGANRIIVVAGYGHEEVAAVVNELGGEVVVQEPQLGTAHAVLQAEEKLADHRGQVLVVCGDTPLLRGETLSKLAVRHREADAAATVLTAFLDDPTGYGRVIRDAAGRFVRIVEQSDGTPEELAVREVSTGVFCFAAGGLFECLRRISPDNQQGEYYLPDALIVYLKNGLTVSTCPVEDPAEIYGINDRRQLAEVERLMRSAVLDYWMGEGVTVVDPASTYIDRAARIGRDTVIHPSSFIEGDSVIGEECEIGPNARLVRARLGDRVSVQYAVVLDSTIGERTTVGPFAYIRPGCEIGAGVKIGDFVEIKKSVVGNESKIPHLSYVGDAVIGEKVNVGAGTITCNYDGKKKWTTVIEDGAFIGSNTNLVAPVTVGRGAYVGAGSTIRRDVPPGALGVARSDQKNIPNWETRIRHEKKDNRQNNDK; translated from the coding sequence ATGGATCTAGCGGCGGTCGTGCTGGCGGCCGGCAGAGGCACGAGAATGAAGTCGCGCCGCCCCAAGGTTCTCCACCGGGTGGCCGGTAGGCCTATGGTCGGGTATGTCATGGAGGCGGTGCGGGAAGCCGGTGCCAACCGGATCATCGTAGTCGCCGGTTACGGTCACGAGGAAGTCGCCGCCGTGGTCAATGAGCTGGGCGGCGAAGTGGTCGTTCAAGAGCCGCAATTGGGTACCGCCCACGCCGTTTTACAGGCCGAGGAAAAGCTCGCCGATCACCGGGGTCAAGTTCTGGTGGTCTGCGGGGACACCCCGCTTTTGCGCGGCGAAACTCTTTCCAAGCTGGCGGTCCGACACCGAGAAGCGGATGCGGCGGCCACCGTGCTCACCGCCTTTCTGGACGACCCCACCGGTTACGGGCGGGTCATTCGTGACGCCGCGGGGCGGTTTGTTCGGATCGTGGAGCAGTCGGACGGGACCCCGGAGGAATTGGCCGTCCGGGAAGTAAGCACCGGGGTTTTTTGCTTTGCGGCCGGCGGGCTGTTCGAATGCTTGCGCAGAATTTCCCCCGACAACCAGCAGGGGGAGTACTACCTGCCCGACGCTCTGATCGTTTATCTTAAAAACGGGCTTACGGTTTCGACCTGTCCAGTCGAGGACCCGGCCGAGATTTACGGCATCAACGACCGGCGCCAACTGGCGGAGGTTGAAAGGCTGATGCGGTCCGCCGTGCTCGACTACTGGATGGGCGAAGGCGTGACCGTGGTGGATCCGGCCTCAACTTATATCGACCGCGCAGCCCGGATCGGCAGGGACACGGTGATTCATCCTTCAAGCTTTATCGAGGGGGACAGCGTGATCGGCGAGGAGTGCGAAATCGGCCCGAACGCACGCCTCGTGCGGGCCCGCCTGGGTGACCGGGTGTCTGTGCAGTACGCCGTGGTACTGGATTCCACCATCGGCGAGCGTACGACGGTCGGTCCGTTCGCGTACATCCGCCCGGGCTGTGAGATCGGGGCCGGGGTTAAAATCGGTGACTTCGTGGAGATCAAGAAATCGGTGGTGGGGAACGAAAGCAAAATCCCCCACCTTTCTTATGTCGGCGACGCCGTAATTGGAGAAAAGGTCAACGTTGGCGCGGGAACGATCACCTGCAACTACGACGGCAAGAAGAAGTGGACAACGGTGATCGAAGACGGCGCTTTTATCGGCAGCAACACCAACCTGGTGGCACCGGTAACGGTCGGACGCGGGGCTTATGTCGGGGCCGGTTCCACCATCCGCCGGGACGTGCCCCCCGGCGCGCTCGGGGTGGCCAGGAGTGACCAGAAGAATATCCCGAACTGGGAGACCCGGATCAGGCATGAGAAAAAGGACAACCGGCAAAACAACGACAAGTGA
- a CDS encoding ribose-phosphate diphosphokinase — MFSRHKKLKIFTGNANPALAAEICHYLGVPLGVSQVSRFSDGEIRVCIQENVRGADVFVIQPTGHPVNENLMELLVMIDALKRASARRITAVMPYYGYARQDRKTRAREPITAKLVANLLTASGVNRVITMDLHAGQIQGFFDIPVDHLPAGPILAEYLIRRYLEDVVVVSPDVGGVVRARDLAERIGAPLAVIDKRRPEPNVAEIIHVIGPVQNKTAVILDDIIDTAGTIMEGGHALLEYGAKAVYVCCTHPILSGSAIDRLRDSVIEEVIVTNTIPIPPEKMLPKIKVLSIAPLLGEAIIRVHENLSVSKLFDTPV; from the coding sequence ATGTTCTCGCGCCATAAGAAGCTGAAGATCTTCACCGGCAATGCCAATCCGGCCCTGGCGGCCGAGATCTGCCACTACCTCGGAGTGCCGCTGGGGGTTTCCCAGGTGTCCCGGTTCTCGGACGGCGAGATCCGGGTGTGCATTCAGGAGAACGTCCGGGGCGCGGACGTGTTTGTGATCCAACCCACCGGTCACCCGGTGAACGAAAACCTGATGGAACTCCTGGTGATGATCGACGCTCTGAAAAGGGCTTCAGCCCGCCGGATCACCGCGGTGATGCCTTATTATGGTTACGCGCGGCAGGACCGGAAGACCCGGGCGCGGGAACCGATCACCGCCAAACTGGTGGCCAACCTGTTGACGGCAAGCGGGGTGAACCGGGTAATCACCATGGACCTGCACGCCGGCCAGATACAGGGCTTTTTTGACATTCCGGTGGACCATCTGCCGGCCGGCCCGATCCTGGCCGAGTACCTGATCCGCCGGTACCTGGAGGACGTGGTGGTGGTTTCCCCGGACGTGGGCGGGGTGGTCCGCGCGCGGGACCTGGCCGAGCGCATCGGCGCACCCCTGGCGGTGATCGACAAACGGCGCCCGGAGCCGAACGTGGCCGAAATCATCCACGTGATCGGTCCGGTGCAGAACAAGACCGCCGTAATCCTGGACGATATCATCGACACGGCCGGGACCATTATGGAGGGTGGACATGCACTCCTGGAGTATGGGGCGAAGGCGGTCTACGTCTGCTGCACACACCCGATCCTTTCCGGCTCCGCGATCGACCGGCTGCGGGATTCGGTGATCGAGGAAGTAATCGTTACCAACACCATTCCGATCCCGCCCGAGAAAATGCTGCCCAAGATCAAGGTCTTATCCATCGCCCCCCTTCTGGGTGAAGCCATCATCAGGGTTCACGAAAACCTGTCGGTCAGCAAGCTGTTTGACACCCCGGTTTAG
- the pth gene encoding aminoacyl-tRNA hydrolase: MKLIVGLGNPGAKYRFTRHNAGFMVVDRLAGAAGTTVNRRRCFSLVGEGRLNGVRVVLAKPQTYMNLSGLAVSALCRHYRLELADLLVICDDLDLEFGRIRLRPKGGSGGHRGLASIIAALGSSDFPRVRIGIGKAEDASAHVLGEFAPEDQSGLEEILSTAALAAACACREGLDEAMSRFNSWRLMSANGTAEV, translated from the coding sequence ATGAAGCTGATCGTGGGTTTGGGGAACCCCGGGGCCAAATACCGGTTTACCCGCCATAACGCCGGTTTCATGGTGGTGGACCGGCTCGCCGGCGCCGCGGGCACAACGGTGAACCGCAGGCGCTGTTTTTCTCTCGTTGGCGAAGGTCGCCTGAACGGGGTCCGGGTGGTGCTGGCGAAGCCCCAGACTTACATGAACTTGAGCGGCTTGGCGGTTTCTGCCCTGTGCCGCCACTACCGATTGGAATTGGCGGACTTGTTGGTGATCTGCGACGACCTCGACCTGGAATTCGGCCGGATCCGGCTGCGGCCCAAGGGCGGCTCCGGCGGCCACCGCGGTCTGGCGTCCATCATTGCCGCCCTGGGCAGTTCTGATTTCCCGCGCGTGCGCATAGGCATTGGGAAGGCGGAGGATGCTTCTGCCCATGTACTGGGCGAGTTTGCGCCCGAGGACCAGTCAGGGCTCGAAGAGATCCTGAGCACGGCGGCCCTGGCAGCGGCGTGTGCGTGCCGGGAAGGGTTGGATGAGGCCATGAGCCGTTTCAACAGCTGGCGGCTGATGTCTGCAAACGGCACCGCCGAAGTATAA
- the spoVG gene encoding septation regulator SpoVG translates to MEVTDVRIRKVLDGGKMKAIVSVTLDDAFVVHDIKIVEGQNGLFVAMPSRRTPNGEFRDIAHPINASARARIQNAVLEAYEHRDAAEF, encoded by the coding sequence GTGGAGGTCACTGACGTCCGGATACGTAAAGTTTTGGACGGGGGTAAAATGAAGGCGATTGTGTCGGTCACCCTGGACGACGCTTTCGTGGTGCACGACATCAAAATCGTCGAGGGCCAGAACGGGTTGTTTGTCGCAATGCCCAGCCGCAGGACCCCCAACGGAGAGTTCCGTGACATCGCCCACCCAATTAACGCCTCCGCGCGCGCCCGGATCCAGAATGCAGTGCTGGAAGCCTATGAGCACCGGGATGCCGCGGAATTCTAA
- the ilvA gene encoding threonine ammonia-lyase has product MNERLTLADVHEARYRLAGVIKPTPLEYSRTISELLGSQVFFKMENLQRTGSFKIRGAYNKLFRLPDASRGVVAASAGNHAQGVALAAARRGVPATVVMPCNAPRNKICATAGYGARVVLAGRDYWDACRTAARIAEDSGALLVPAFEDPDVIAGQGTIGFEILERLPDIDAVLVPMGGGGLISGIGLVIKTLKPGTRVIGVAARAAPALFLSRRAGVLREIPVLPTLADGIAVKRPGKLNFRYIQEFVDDIVLVDEPEIAQAILLILSRAKVVVEGAGAVGLAALLAGRVNLHGRKLAVVLSGGNIDAAAIAGVALKGKKLLTRQDIGAWRRKKASGCFQAPGSGTRTGFSAIFGRW; this is encoded by the coding sequence ATGAATGAACGCTTGACGCTGGCCGATGTGCACGAAGCCAGGTACCGGCTGGCAGGGGTGATCAAGCCCACGCCCTTGGAATATTCGCGGACCATCAGCGAACTGCTGGGCAGCCAGGTCTTTTTCAAGATGGAGAACCTGCAGCGCACCGGTTCTTTTAAGATCCGGGGGGCGTACAACAAGCTTTTCCGCCTGCCCGATGCGTCCCGCGGGGTGGTGGCCGCCTCGGCCGGGAACCACGCCCAGGGTGTGGCGCTGGCGGCGGCCCGGCGGGGAGTCCCGGCTACCGTGGTGATGCCTTGCAACGCACCGCGCAACAAGATTTGCGCGACGGCCGGCTACGGGGCCCGGGTGGTTTTGGCCGGGCGGGACTACTGGGACGCTTGCCGGACCGCCGCCCGGATCGCCGAAGACTCCGGAGCGCTCCTGGTTCCCGCCTTTGAAGACCCTGACGTTATTGCCGGTCAGGGCACCATCGGGTTTGAGATTCTGGAACGCCTGCCCGATATTGATGCTGTGCTGGTGCCCATGGGCGGCGGGGGCCTGATCAGCGGGATCGGCCTGGTCATCAAGACTCTGAAGCCCGGCACCCGGGTCATCGGCGTGGCGGCCCGGGCCGCGCCCGCTCTGTTCCTGTCGCGCCGGGCGGGGGTATTGCGGGAGATACCGGTCTTACCCACCCTGGCCGACGGAATCGCGGTAAAAAGACCGGGGAAGCTGAACTTCCGGTACATCCAGGAGTTCGTGGACGATATCGTCCTGGTGGATGAACCGGAGATCGCACAGGCTATCCTGCTGATTTTGAGCCGCGCCAAGGTGGTGGTGGAAGGGGCGGGCGCAGTCGGATTGGCCGCCTTGCTTGCCGGGCGGGTGAACCTTCACGGCCGGAAACTGGCCGTGGTCCTTAGCGGGGGCAATATTGATGCGGCCGCCATCGCCGGCGTGGCGTTGAAGGGGAAAAAATTGCTAACCAGGCAGGATATCGGCGCTTGGCGCCGAAAAAAGGCCTCAGGATGTTTCCAGGCGCCGGGTTCGGGAACCCGGACGGGGTTTTCAGCCATATTTGGAAGGTGGTGA
- a CDS encoding 50S ribosomal protein L25 yields MAVVDLKARPRAGRGKGYRNRLKQNGLIPAVIYGKEVGSLLLEVETRAVQDILTKTGRNALIQLRVEPEKGRAKKYDAIIKDVHMHPYKNEFFHVDFHQISLKDELTTSVNLKLTGSAPGVTAGGRLEQLIRQVEVSCLPRNIPDHIEVDVSGLGIGDAIHVSDLKAPEGVKFETDGDVTVVTLIAPHREEEKAPEETGEAAPAPTPETGQ; encoded by the coding sequence ATGGCAGTTGTTGATTTGAAAGCCCGGCCCAGGGCAGGCCGGGGTAAGGGTTACCGGAACCGGCTAAAACAAAACGGCCTCATCCCGGCGGTGATTTACGGCAAAGAGGTCGGCAGCCTTTTGCTTGAGGTGGAAACCCGGGCCGTTCAGGACATATTGACCAAGACCGGGCGCAACGCGCTCATCCAGTTGAGGGTGGAGCCGGAAAAGGGGCGCGCCAAAAAGTACGACGCCATCATCAAAGACGTGCATATGCATCCGTACAAAAACGAGTTTTTTCACGTCGATTTCCACCAGATTTCTCTGAAAGACGAGTTGACCACCTCCGTCAACTTGAAGCTGACCGGAAGCGCTCCGGGGGTGACGGCCGGCGGCCGCCTGGAGCAATTGATCCGGCAGGTTGAAGTGAGCTGTCTGCCCCGGAATATCCCGGATCACATCGAGGTCGACGTCTCGGGACTCGGGATCGGGGACGCAATCCACGTGTCCGACCTGAAGGCACCCGAGGGCGTGAAGTTTGAAACCGACGGGGACGTGACCGTGGTCACCCTGATCGCGCCACACCGTGAGGAGGAGAAAGCCCCGGAAGAGACCGGGGAAGCTGCCCCGGCACCCACTCCCGAGACCGGGCAATGA
- the mazG gene encoding nucleoside triphosphate pyrophosphohydrolase, with amino-acid sequence MATGVFIAGLGPGAVSDVPAGLVGELARCDRVFLRTARHPVVPWLLEQGLRFEAFDRYYEDGDTFEAVYRRIAATVIDAARRETVAYAVPGHPLVAEEATRLILDGARRAGLETRVRPALSFLDALFAALRLDPAGGLLIVDALQPALFEPVQAKGVVLVQVHDRMVAGEAKIHLMAYYADEQPVMVVRAAGVPGLERIEEVPLYALDRLDWVDHLTSVYIPPVAQFRRTYDLTPLVGIMATLRGKDGCPWDREQTHHSIGRYLIEEAYEVLDAIERENVHSLCEELGDLLLQIVFHAQMAREEASFDMNDVVRTVCDKMVHRHPHVFGREKVRDADEVLTNWERLKRKEKQDAGESCLAGVPRRLPALLRADRVQEKASRLGFDWPDHHGALAKLEEELGEFREALDAGDRDRIIEELGDLLFATVNVSRLIKVDAEECLRHTVDKFARRFAQIEERCRVSGRKPDQVSLSEMDDWWEEAKKLEKS; translated from the coding sequence ATGGCGACTGGCGTGTTTATTGCCGGATTGGGGCCGGGGGCCGTCTCGGATGTTCCGGCGGGTCTGGTGGGGGAGTTGGCCCGTTGCGACCGGGTATTTCTGCGCACCGCCCGGCACCCAGTGGTGCCCTGGCTTCTGGAGCAGGGTCTCCGGTTTGAAGCCTTTGACCGGTACTACGAGGACGGTGACACGTTCGAGGCAGTGTACCGGAGAATCGCCGCGACGGTGATCGACGCGGCGCGGCGGGAGACGGTGGCTTACGCCGTACCCGGGCATCCTCTGGTGGCTGAGGAGGCGACCCGCTTGATTCTGGATGGAGCCCGGCGGGCCGGACTTGAAACCCGGGTGCGGCCGGCCTTGAGTTTTCTGGACGCTCTGTTCGCGGCCTTGCGCCTGGACCCGGCCGGGGGGCTTTTGATTGTGGATGCCTTGCAGCCGGCGCTTTTTGAGCCGGTACAGGCCAAGGGAGTGGTGCTGGTCCAGGTTCACGACCGGATGGTGGCCGGTGAGGCCAAAATCCACCTGATGGCCTACTATGCGGACGAACAACCTGTGATGGTCGTCCGGGCGGCCGGCGTCCCCGGACTGGAACGGATCGAGGAAGTCCCGCTTTATGCCCTGGACCGCCTGGACTGGGTGGACCACCTGACCTCCGTGTACATCCCGCCCGTTGCTCAATTCCGCCGGACCTACGACTTGACCCCCCTGGTGGGCATCATGGCCACACTCCGCGGCAAGGACGGTTGCCCCTGGGACCGGGAACAGACCCACCACTCCATCGGGCGTTACCTGATTGAGGAAGCATATGAGGTTCTGGACGCCATAGAACGGGAAAACGTGCATAGTCTCTGTGAAGAATTGGGAGACTTATTGTTGCAGATCGTTTTCCACGCCCAGATGGCCAGAGAAGAGGCAAGTTTCGACATGAACGACGTAGTCCGGACGGTATGCGACAAGATGGTCCACCGTCACCCCCACGTGTTCGGCCGGGAAAAAGTGCGGGATGCGGATGAGGTGCTGACCAACTGGGAAAGGCTTAAACGCAAGGAGAAGCAAGACGCCGGTGAGTCTTGCCTGGCGGGGGTTCCCCGGAGATTGCCGGCACTGCTCCGGGCCGACCGCGTGCAAGAGAAAGCCTCCCGCCTGGGGTTTGACTGGCCGGATCACCACGGGGCGCTGGCCAAGCTGGAAGAAGAACTGGGCGAGTTTCGGGAAGCGCTGGACGCCGGGGACCGGGACCGGATCATTGAGGAACTTGGGGACCTTCTGTTTGCTACGGTAAACGTGTCCCGCCTGATTAAAGTCGATGCGGAGGAATGCCTGCGCCATACGGTGGACAAGTTCGCCCGCCGCTTTGCGCAAATCGAGGAAAGATGCCGGGTGTCGGGGCGGAAACCAGACCAGGTCTCGCTTTCGGAGATGGATGACTGGTGGGAGGAAGCAAAAAAGTTGGAGAAATCCTAG
- the spoVT gene encoding stage V sporulation protein T, with protein MKATGIVRRIDDLGRVVIPKEIRRTLRIREGDPLEIFVDRDGEVILKKYSPIGELGDFAKEYADSLYEATGHIACIADRDTIIAVSGAPKKEFLNKPVGPAVEKVMEDRKPVIINAPGDEALCKECLAGENGECKYTAEVIAPIISEGDPIGAVMLISREPGAKMGQLELKLSETAAGFLAKQMEQ; from the coding sequence ATGAAGGCAACCGGCATTGTCCGCCGCATTGACGATTTGGGAAGGGTGGTTATCCCGAAAGAAATCAGACGGACCTTAAGGATCCGAGAAGGAGACCCTCTAGAGATTTTTGTGGACCGTGACGGCGAAGTCATCCTAAAGAAATATTCCCCGATCGGGGAGCTCGGTGATTTCGCCAAGGAATATGCCGATTCTTTGTATGAGGCAACCGGCCACATCGCCTGCATCGCGGACCGTGACACCATTATCGCCGTTTCCGGCGCACCCAAGAAAGAGTTTCTCAACAAACCGGTCGGTCCGGCCGTGGAAAAGGTGATGGAGGACCGCAAACCCGTCATCATCAACGCGCCCGGCGACGAGGCGCTTTGCAAGGAATGTCTGGCGGGTGAAAACGGCGAATGCAAGTACACCGCCGAGGTGATCGCGCCGATCATCTCCGAAGGGGACCCGATCGGGGCGGTGATGTTGATTTCCAGGGAACCCGGAGCGAAGATGGGCCAGTTGGAGTTAAAACTTTCCGAAACGGCAGCAGGATTCCTGGCGAAACAAATGGAACAATAA
- the mfd gene encoding transcription-repair coupling factor: MQGLTEFLRETPALKTAVSGLARYKRQHVLGVGGGHQALVCAALARDPAPLLIITPGEREAAALADDLVTLLPGRGIFVFSAWELLPVQVLAYSREIGVRRMRVLEALITGTNPVVIAPVDALARLLPPSGVLRERIFVLEGGQSWTMGALRGRLLSMGYEAVSQVDTAGQFSIRGGIADLFPYTARYPIRVEFFGDEIASLRTFDPETQRSRAATDRVTVAPATELVVEDDAWEAGIETLTREYREQLDRLEKQGDTEGARRLREWVEEILPHLDARSHTPGIEDLLAYFYPQAATLMDYLGPAGVVAVTEPDRVAEVAESFAQHRAHGYAVLLEQGRLLPGQFRLYLDREQLFAALAPFRTVYLSLFGRVGAFSRSDREIRFEVRELPGNLGRTGAVLGEIRRRQVAGQRVVLLVGTGERARRLLNSLRQSGLAAFQAYELGQVQPGQVAVGVGRLNKGFEIAESQLAVLTEREIYGKQLQDRREPYRLRRRTLDELNLAPGDFVVHVNHGIGRYHGIVLLEIGEVKREYLLINYLGEDKLYVPTDQLGLVQKYIGAEGETPRCSRLGGSEWARSKKRVREAVREMAQELLKLYAARQSLPGYRFPADNPWQREFELAFPFEETPDQLKAIMQVKKDMERPRPMDRLLCGDVGYGKTEVAMRAVFKAVTDGKQAAVLVPTTVLAQQHLQTFRERFNGYPVVIEMLSRFRSVREQKQVLADLAAGKVDIVIGTHRLVQDDVQFADLGLIVVDEEQRFGVLHKEKLKLRHPNVDVITLTATPIPRTLYMSLVGIRDTSLLETPPLDRFPVQTFVVEEDPVLIREAVGRELARGGQVYFVHNRVFELDRVAGWLQELVPEARIAVAHGQMREDQLEQVMLDFVAGAYDVLVCTTIIETGLDITNVNTLVVKEADQLGLAQLYQLRGRVGRSNRLAYAYFTFRRDRLLGEAAEKRLRAIRDFTDFGSGFRLAKRDLEIRGAGNLLGTEQHGNISVVGFEMYCRLLEESVRELKGEAPPEEFETVVEVPVTAFLPDDYIPDPEQKVQFYHLLARVQQVEDVDHVAEELRDRFGSPPAPVENLLAIARIRAMAKGFRIKSINGQGRSCRFILGEAHPLDGSTLVAVSEHYPGRLRFKEEESGFEIWLKLESPGDGPRVIREIESFLAKISQKPQAQISQG, encoded by the coding sequence ATGCAGGGGTTAACAGAATTCCTAAGGGAGACCCCCGCCCTGAAAACCGCGGTCTCGGGTCTGGCGCGTTATAAACGCCAGCACGTGCTCGGGGTCGGTGGGGGCCATCAGGCGCTGGTATGTGCGGCTCTGGCCCGTGATCCAGCACCACTTTTGATCATCACCCCCGGCGAGCGGGAGGCGGCCGCCCTGGCGGACGACCTGGTCACCCTGCTCCCGGGCCGGGGGATTTTCGTGTTTTCAGCTTGGGAACTACTACCAGTGCAGGTGCTTGCTTACAGCCGGGAGATCGGGGTGCGCCGGATGCGGGTGCTGGAGGCATTGATCACCGGTACCAACCCGGTCGTAATCGCGCCGGTGGACGCCCTGGCACGCCTCCTGCCGCCGTCCGGCGTGCTCCGCGAGCGGATATTTGTTCTGGAGGGCGGTCAGTCCTGGACGATGGGCGCACTGCGGGGCCGGCTTTTGTCCATGGGCTATGAGGCGGTGTCCCAGGTCGACACGGCCGGACAGTTCAGTATCCGCGGGGGGATTGCCGACCTTTTCCCCTACACGGCCCGCTATCCGATACGGGTTGAGTTTTTCGGGGACGAAATCGCCTCCCTGCGCACTTTCGACCCGGAAACCCAGCGCTCCCGCGCCGCCACCGATCGGGTGACCGTGGCGCCGGCAACGGAGTTGGTGGTGGAGGACGACGCCTGGGAAGCGGGGATCGAGACCCTGACACGTGAGTACCGGGAGCAACTGGACCGGCTGGAAAAGCAGGGCGACACCGAAGGAGCGCGCCGGCTCCGGGAATGGGTGGAGGAAATCCTGCCGCATCTGGACGCCAGGAGCCACACCCCGGGCATTGAGGACCTGCTGGCCTATTTTTACCCGCAAGCGGCAACCCTGATGGATTACCTCGGCCCCGCCGGGGTTGTGGCGGTGACCGAACCGGACCGGGTCGCCGAGGTGGCGGAGAGTTTCGCGCAGCACCGTGCCCACGGCTACGCCGTTCTACTGGAGCAGGGGCGGTTGTTGCCCGGCCAGTTCCGGTTGTACCTGGACCGGGAGCAGTTGTTTGCGGCGCTGGCCCCTTTCCGGACCGTATACCTTTCGTTGTTCGGCCGGGTCGGGGCTTTCTCCCGCTCGGATCGGGAAATCCGGTTCGAGGTGCGGGAATTGCCCGGAAATCTGGGCCGCACCGGGGCTGTCCTTGGTGAAATCCGCCGGCGGCAGGTTGCCGGGCAGCGGGTGGTCCTTCTGGTAGGTACCGGCGAGCGTGCCCGGCGTTTATTAAACAGCCTGCGCCAAAGCGGGCTGGCCGCGTTTCAGGCCTATGAACTGGGCCAGGTACAGCCCGGTCAGGTAGCCGTGGGCGTCGGGCGCCTAAACAAAGGCTTCGAGATCGCCGAAAGTCAACTGGCCGTCCTGACCGAAAGGGAAATCTACGGCAAGCAACTCCAGGACCGGCGGGAACCATACCGGCTGCGGCGGCGGACCCTGGATGAACTGAATTTGGCCCCCGGCGATTTCGTGGTGCACGTCAATCACGGCATCGGCCGCTATCACGGGATTGTGCTCCTGGAGATCGGAGAAGTGAAGCGGGAGTACCTCCTGATAAACTACCTGGGGGAGGACAAGCTTTACGTCCCGACCGACCAACTAGGTCTGGTGCAGAAATACATCGGCGCAGAGGGGGAAACGCCCCGGTGCTCAAGGCTGGGAGGCAGCGAATGGGCCCGGTCCAAGAAACGGGTGCGCGAGGCGGTCCGGGAAATGGCCCAGGAGTTGTTGAAGCTCTACGCCGCCCGGCAGTCCTTGCCGGGTTACCGCTTCCCGGCCGATAACCCCTGGCAGCGGGAATTCGAACTGGCCTTCCCCTTCGAGGAAACCCCGGACCAGTTGAAGGCCATCATGCAGGTCAAAAAGGATATGGAGCGTCCCCGCCCGATGGACCGACTGCTCTGCGGCGATGTCGGGTACGGCAAGACGGAAGTGGCCATGCGGGCCGTCTTCAAGGCGGTGACGGACGGTAAACAAGCCGCCGTGCTGGTGCCGACCACGGTGCTTGCCCAGCAGCACTTGCAGACCTTCCGGGAACGTTTCAACGGGTACCCGGTGGTGATCGAGATGTTGAGCCGATTCCGGTCGGTCCGGGAGCAAAAGCAGGTTCTGGCCGACCTGGCCGCGGGCAAGGTGGACATCGTGATCGGCACCCACCGGCTGGTGCAGGACGACGTGCAGTTCGCCGATCTGGGGCTGATCGTGGTCGACGAAGAGCAGCGCTTCGGCGTGCTGCACAAGGAAAAACTGAAATTGAGACACCCGAACGTCGACGTAATCACCCTGACGGCGACCCCCATCCCCAGGACCCTGTACATGTCCCTGGTGGGGATTCGCGACACCAGCCTCCTGGAAACGCCGCCCCTGGACCGCTTTCCGGTTCAGACCTTTGTGGTCGAGGAGGACCCGGTGCTGATCCGGGAGGCGGTGGGCCGGGAGTTGGCCCGGGGCGGCCAGGTGTATTTCGTGCACAACCGCGTTTTTGAACTGGACCGGGTTGCCGGCTGGTTGCAGGAACTGGTTCCCGAGGCGCGGATTGCGGTGGCGCACGGCCAGATGCGGGAAGACCAGCTGGAACAAGTGATGCTGGATTTCGTGGCCGGCGCTTACGACGTCCTGGTCTGCACCACGATTATCGAAACCGGCCTGGACATCACCAATGTAAATACTCTGGTCGTAAAAGAAGCGGACCAACTGGGCCTGGCCCAACTGTACCAGCTCCGGGGGCGGGTGGGCCGTTCAAACCGCCTGGCCTACGCCTATTTCACCTTCCGGCGGGACCGGCTGCTGGGGGAAGCGGCCGAGAAGCGGCTGCGGGCGATCCGGGATTTCACCGACTTCGGTTCCGGTTTCCGGCTGGCGAAGCGGGACCTGGAAATCCGGGGCGCCGGGAACCTGTTGGGCACCGAGCAGCACGGGAATATTTCCGTGGTTGGTTTTGAGATGTACTGCCGGCTGCTGGAAGAAAGCGTGCGGGAACTGAAAGGCGAGGCGCCGCCGGAGGAATTCGAAACGGTGGTCGAGGTGCCGGTGACTGCGTTCCTGCCCGATGACTACATCCCCGATCCCGAGCAAAAAGTGCAGTTTTACCACCTGCTGGCCCGCGTGCAGCAGGTGGAAGACGTTGACCACGTTGCGGAGGAGTTGCGGGACCGGTTCGGCAGCCCGCCGGCTCCGGTGGAGAACTTGCTGGCCATCGCCCGGATCCGGGCGATGGCCAAGGGTTTCAGGATCAAAAGCATCAACGGTCAGGGACGCTCCTGCCGGTTTATCCTGGGGGAGGCCCACCCGCTGGACGGGAGCACTCTGGTAGCCGTTTCCGAGCACTATCCGGGGCGGCTCCGCTTTAAGGAAGAAGAGAGCGGTTTTGAAATTTGGCTGAAGTTGGAATCACCGGGAGATGGTCCGCGCGTGATCCGTGAAATTGAGAGTTTTCTTGCCAAAATTAGTCAGAAGCCGCAAGCCCAGATTTCTCAAGGCTGA